The DNA window ACCGTGGCCGTGGTCATGTCCGTGGTCGTGACCGTGGCCGCCATGGCCGTGACCGTGATCGTGGTCACGGATTCGCCGCCACACGGCGTGTTTCGTATCGAGGTGACCTTCGCCGTGGTAGGTCGGGTCGTCGAGGTCGCGGGTCGTGGCTTCGAGGTGTTCGCGCACTTCGCCGGGCGTCGCGTCCGGGTTGACGCTCTTGACGAGCGCGGCGACCGCCGCCACTTGCGGCGACGCCATGCTCGTTCCTCCCTTCCAACCGTACGCGGGGACCATGTCCGCGTCGTCGTCCTCGTCGCCCCACTCGAAGACCGTGCTCAGTACCAAGTCGTACTGAGCGTTGGCGTCCTCGGGTGCGTCCTGGTCGAAGTTTCCGCCCGGGGCGCTGATGTCGATGGCTTCCGCGCCGTAGTTGGTGTAGTACGCCGGTTCCCACGTCGGCTTTCGCAAGTGATGCAGCGCCCGCTTGTAGTGGTGACGGTCGTGGTGCCAACCGCCGTGGCCGCGTTTCTCCTCGTGTTTCTCCTTCCGCTGTTCGTCGTCCCAGAGGAAGCCGATGGGACCGGTGGCGCTGATGCTCATCACGTTGTCGGCCTCGTTCGGGAGGCTGATCACGTCGCCGTCGGCGTCGAGGTTGGCCGAATCGTTCCCCGCCGCCGCGACGAGGAGCGTCCCGTTCTCGTTTGCGTATCCCGACGCACGTTCGATAGTCTCCTGTAGCAGTGCCGTATCGGAATCGTTCGGGAGCGGGTACGCGCCGAGGCTCATGTTCGCCACGTCGGACTCGATGTCAGCACTGTACACCATCGCGGCAACGATGTCGCCGAAGGTGGCGAACGGTCCCGTGAACACGCGAAGGGCAACGAGGTCGGTGTCCGGCGCGGTGCCGATAACGCCATCTTCGTTCGACCCGTCAGCGGCGATGATACCCGAGCAGTGCGTTCCGTGGTCGCTGAGTATCGGGTTGAAATCGCCGCCGTCGCCGGTAAAGTTCTTCGAGAGGTCGGTGTTGAGCGCGTGTTGGAGGTCCGGGTGGGTTTCGAGCGCACCCGAGTCGATAACCGAGACGCGCGTCCCTTCGCCGCGCGTCCTGCGGTGGACCTGTAGGACGTCCTGTGCCTGTTTGTCCCATTGAAGGTCGTAGCGCGTATCGTGGGGATGGTGATCCGGATGTTCGTGGTGTTCGGTCTCGGCTTGGTTGAGCTCCATCTCAACGTCTTTCGAGTAGCGCGTTCCGCTGACGTCGCTCTTCTCCGCCTTGACCACGGCGATGTCTATCTGGTCGAGATGATGGACGACTTCGAGTCCGTCGAGGACGTCCGACGGGGCATCTCGCAAATCGACGACATATCTGTCTTCGCGCGATTCCGCCGAAACGGTCGGCATCGTCAGTGTCAGTCCGCCAAGTGCAGCCCCTGCGCCCTTCAGGAAAGAACGGCGCGTCGGTTTTCGTGACATTCGGTTGCACATCCCATTACAAATATATTAATCTTAATACTCCATTATTGTTTAAAAATTTTAAAGATGTGTTTTTATTTAATGTCATTTAAACGAGTGAAGCCAGAGACAACGAGTTCAGTCGTCGTGGCCGTGACCGCGGGTGCCGTCGTGGTCGTCATCATCGTGACCATGGTCATCGTCGTGACCTCGGTGGCCGCCGTGACCTCGGTCGTGGTCATCATCGTGACCGTGACCGTGGCCACGACCGTGGTCGTGGTCGTCGTCCCCTATTTCCTCCCAAACCGCTCGGGCGGTATCGAGGTGTCCCTCGCCGTGGTAGGTCGGGTCGTCGAGGTCGCGGGCCGTGGCTTCGAGGTGTTCGCGCACTTCGCCGGGCGTCGCGTCCGGGTTGACGCTCTTGACGAGCGCGGCGACCGCCGCCACTTGCGGCGACGCCATGCTCGTCCCCGCCTTCCAACCGTAGTCGGCGACGCGCTCGCCGTCCGATTCGGTGAAGACGGTGCTCAGAACGAGGTCGTAGTACCATTTGGAATCGGTGCCGATGGCGTCCTGATCCGCGTTGCCGCCGGGAGCACTGATGTCCACCGCTTCCGCGCCGTAGTTGGTGTAGAAGGCGGGTTCGTACGTCGGTTTTCGAAGGTGGTGAAGCGCGGCGTGGTAGTTGCGCTTTTCCCTTCCGCTCCCCTCGTCGTCCCACCGATAGCCGATGGGACCGGTGGCGCTGATGCTCATCACGTTGTCGGCCTCGTTCGGGAGGCTGATCACGTCGCCGTCGGCGTCGAGGTTGGCCGAATCGTTCCCCGCTGCCGCGACCACGAGCGTTCCCTGTTCGTTCGCGTACGAGGCCGCGCGCTCGATGGCATCGCGGACGACCGCGGTGTCGGAATCCTTCGGCATCGGATACGCGCCGAGACTCATGTTCGCCGCATCCGATCCGATATCCCCGCTGTACACCATCGCCGCGATGATATCGCCGAAGGTGGCGGTCGGCCCGGAGAACACGCGAAGGGCGACGAGGTCGGTGCCAGGCGCGGTTCCGGTGACACCCTTGCCGTTCCGGTCGTCGGCGGCGATGATACCCGAGCAGTGCGTTCCGTGGTCGCTCTCGACCGGATTGAAGTCACCGCCGTCATCGGTGAAGTTCTTCGAGAGGTCGGTGTTGAGCGCGGATTGCAGGTCCGGATGGTCTTCGAACGCACCCGAGTCGATGACCGAAACGCGCGTCCCTTCACCGCGCGTCCTGCGGTGAACGCGCGGAACGTCCTGCGCTTGTTTGTCCCACTGAAGTCGATACAACGGGTCGCTCATCCGCTTGTGTCGGTCGTGTTCGTCCCCGTGATGTTCCACCTCGGGGAACGTGACAGTCATCTCTACGTCCTTCGAATACCGAGTTCCGCTCATCTTCGCGTCGTCGGCCCTGACGACGGCGATGTCGATTTGGTCGAGCCGGTGGACGACTTCGACATCGGCCAAATCGCTTTCGCTCACGGACCGGAGGTCGAGAATGTATCGGTCTTCCGACGAACTCGCGGAAATCGTCGGCACCGTCATCGTCAGCCCTGCGAGGGCCACCCCTGCACCTTTCAAAAAGGAACGTCGAGTTGGTTTTTGTGACATTCCGGTAGATATCAATTGTTCCTTGTTTTAACGTTATGTATTCCGGCAACAGATAACGCGTGTCTAGGCGACGGTGATAACGCGTGTCCAGACGGCGGGAACGAATACGACGGAAATGAATGCGACGGAAATGAACGCGACGGGACGACACTCGCGGACGGGGGTGGCTTCCGCGAAAACAGGTTCGAAGTCGGGTCCTCGTTCGCGGCGCCGTGGTGGCGCCGCGTTGAAGCGATACAGCCGTCTCGATGGTGACTAGAAACTCTCCGAGGGTTCCAACTCGACCGCGAGGTCGAGGTACGACTCTATCGGCATGTTCGGCTCGTCGAACCGGACTTTCTCACCCTCTCGGTCGAGAATACCGGCCGCTTCCATCTTCGGGAGATGTTTATGACGCAATTCCGTGAGAACGTCCTCCTCGTCGTGCTCCGTCGTGCGGTCGTCCCACTCGACGATTCGTTCGGCGAGTTCCTCGCATTCGGCGGAATTGTCGCTGTTTCGAAGGTGATAGAGAACGTATCGGCGATGATGGTCGGAGAGGACCTCCATTATCGTATCGAGCTCGTCCGGCCTACCCCAGTCATCCTCCGAATTCGTACCTGTAACACTAGTCGAGTTGGAACTCATCGTTACTAGCATTGTTACGAGAGAAACGCAAAAGAACGATGCCTACACACCTAGGTATGGTTCGGTGGGTCGTCAGAACCCTTTGCCGAGCAGTTCGCGGGCGATGATGTTCTTCTGGATTTCAGTCGTGCCCTCGTAAATCTGGGTAATCTTCGCGTCGCGGTAGAGTCGTTCCACGTCGAAGTCGTTGACGTAGCCCGAACCGCCGTGAATCTGGACCGCTTCGTCGGCGCATTCGACCGCGACGCGCGAGGAGAACTCCTTCGCCATCGAGGCGAGTTGGGTCAGTTGCCCGTCGCCGTTGGCGACGCTCCACGCGGATTTGTAGGTGAGATTACGCGCGGCCTCGGTCTTCGTGTGCATCTCGGCGAGTTTGTGCTGGATGGCTTGGAAGTCGCTGATTGAACGTCCGAACTGCTCGCGCTCTTGGGCGTAGTCGAGCGCGCGTTCACAGGCACCCTTGGCGATACCGACACCCTGCGCGGCGACGGCCGTCCGGGTTTCGTCGAAGAACTGCATGAGTTGGAGGAAGCCCATGCCGCGCGTGCCGACGAGGTTCTCCTCGGGAACGCGCACGTCGTCGAAGATGAGTTCGGCGGTGTCGGAGGCGCGGATACCGAGTTTGCCCGTTATCTTGTCGGCCTCGAATCCGTCGCGGTCGGACTCGACGATAATCTGTGAGAACCCGGCGTAGCGGTCGTCGGCGTCGGGGTCGGTCTTCGTCATGACGACGAAGTAGTCGCCGATGGACCCGTTCGTGATCCACATCTTGTTGCCGTTGATGACCCACTCGTCGCCGTCCTTCTCGGCGGTCGTGGAGACGGAGGAAACGTCCGAACCGGTGTCGGGTTCGCTGATGGCGGTCCCCATGACGGCATCGCCCGCCGCGACCGGCGCGAGATACTTCTCTTTCTGCTCTTCGGTCCCGAACTCGCGGATGGCGTCCCCGCCGAAGGCCGTGCTCGTGATGCAGAGACCGATACCGGGGTCCACGGCGAACAGTTCCTCGACGATGATGGCGACTTCGAGGGGTGAGTAACCCGCGCCACCGTACTCGATGGGGATGTTCGCGCCGGTCAGACCCATCTCGGCCGCCTTGTCGATAATCTCCCACGGATACTTCTCCTTCTGGTCGTACTCCTTCGCGATGGGTTCGACCTCGTTCTTTGCGAACCGCCGCACTTCGTCACGGATGGCTTGCTGCTCGTCTGTCAGCTCGAAGTCCATGTGCATGAGTTACGGGGCAACGAATAAATCGTTTTGTAACCGGATATAAACTGGGAGACTGTTTATTAGCTCGGAGAGAGAAACGTTGAAACACCCCCGTAACGAGGTTTCTTACATGGAGCTCGAAGATATCAACACCATAGCGGTTCTCGGAGCTGGCAATATGGGCCACGGAATCGCGGAAGTCGCCGCACTCGCGGGATTCGACGTGAACCTGCGCGACATCAAAGACGAGTTCGTCCAGAACGGCTACGAGAGTATCGAATGGAGCCTCGACAAACTCGCCGAGAAAGAGCAGATCAGCGAGGCGGAGGCCGACGCCGCGCTCGACCGCGTGACGCCCCTCGTGGACTTCGAGGAAGCCGTCTCCGACGCCGACTTCGTTATCGAGGCCGTCCCAGAGAAGATGGCCATCAAGAAGGACGTGTACGGCGAGCTCGAGGAGTACGCACCCGACCGAGCCATCTTCGCCACGAACACGTCCAGCCTCTCGATAACCGAACTGTCCGAGGTGACGAACCGCCCCGAGCGGTTCTGCGGGATGCACTTTTTCAACCCGCCGGTTCGGATGCAACTCGTCGAAGTCATCACGGGCGAACACACCGACGAGGACGTTCTCGACGTGACCGAGGAGTTGGCCGAGGAGATGGGCAA is part of the Haladaptatus paucihalophilus DX253 genome and encodes:
- a CDS encoding S8 family peptidase, which translates into the protein MSRKPTRRSFLKGAGAALGGLTLTMPTVSAESREDRYVVDLRDAPSDVLDGLEVVHHLDQIDIAVVKAEKSDVSGTRYSKDVEMELNQAETEHHEHPDHHPHDTRYDLQWDKQAQDVLQVHRRTRGEGTRVSVIDSGALETHPDLQHALNTDLSKNFTGDGGDFNPILSDHGTHCSGIIAADGSNEDGVIGTAPDTDLVALRVFTGPFATFGDIVAAMVYSADIESDVANMSLGAYPLPNDSDTALLQETIERASGYANENGTLLVAAAGNDSANLDADGDVISLPNEADNVMSISATGPIGFLWDDEQRKEKHEEKRGHGGWHHDRHHYKRALHHLRKPTWEPAYYTNYGAEAIDISAPGGNFDQDAPEDANAQYDLVLSTVFEWGDEDDDADMVPAYGWKGGTSMASPQVAAVAALVKSVNPDATPGEVREHLEATTRDLDDPTYHGEGHLDTKHAVWRRIRDHDHGHGHGGHGHDHGHDHGHGHDDDDHDGDHGHGHDD
- a CDS encoding S8 family peptidase codes for the protein MSQKPTRRSFLKGAGVALAGLTMTVPTISASSSEDRYILDLRSVSESDLADVEVVHRLDQIDIAVVRADDAKMSGTRYSKDVEMTVTFPEVEHHGDEHDRHKRMSDPLYRLQWDKQAQDVPRVHRRTRGEGTRVSVIDSGAFEDHPDLQSALNTDLSKNFTDDGGDFNPVESDHGTHCSGIIAADDRNGKGVTGTAPGTDLVALRVFSGPTATFGDIIAAMVYSGDIGSDAANMSLGAYPMPKDSDTAVVRDAIERAASYANEQGTLVVAAAGNDSANLDADGDVISLPNEADNVMSISATGPIGYRWDDEGSGREKRNYHAALHHLRKPTYEPAFYTNYGAEAVDISAPGGNADQDAIGTDSKWYYDLVLSTVFTESDGERVADYGWKAGTSMASPQVAAVAALVKSVNPDATPGEVREHLEATARDLDDPTYHGEGHLDTARAVWEEIGDDDHDHGRGHGHGHDDDHDRGHGGHRGHDDDHGHDDDDHDGTRGHGHDD
- a CDS encoding DUF7344 domain-containing protein, whose amino-acid sequence is MEVLSDHHRRYVLYHLRNSDNSAECEELAERIVEWDDRTTEHDEEDVLTELRHKHLPKMEAAGILDREGEKVRFDEPNMPIESYLDLAVELEPSESF
- a CDS encoding acyl-CoA dehydrogenase family protein, producing MDFELTDEQQAIRDEVRRFAKNEVEPIAKEYDQKEKYPWEIIDKAAEMGLTGANIPIEYGGAGYSPLEVAIIVEELFAVDPGIGLCITSTAFGGDAIREFGTEEQKEKYLAPVAAGDAVMGTAISEPDTGSDVSSVSTTAEKDGDEWVINGNKMWITNGSIGDYFVVMTKTDPDADDRYAGFSQIIVESDRDGFEADKITGKLGIRASDTAELIFDDVRVPEENLVGTRGMGFLQLMQFFDETRTAVAAQGVGIAKGACERALDYAQEREQFGRSISDFQAIQHKLAEMHTKTEAARNLTYKSAWSVANGDGQLTQLASMAKEFSSRVAVECADEAVQIHGGSGYVNDFDVERLYRDAKITQIYEGTTEIQKNIIARELLGKGF